A window of the Pedobacter frigiditerrae genome harbors these coding sequences:
- a CDS encoding YccF domain-containing protein: MSFIGNIIWVIFGGIFIFFQYIFGGLVLCLTIVGIPFGIQCFKFAIVGLAPFGVRITDTSSNIGCLSTIMNIIWLVFGGIWIVLTHLVFGLLFCITIVGIPFGLQHFKLMNLAFSPFGKSIS; this comes from the coding sequence ATGAGTTTCATTGGCAATATCATTTGGGTAATTTTTGGAGGGATATTTATTTTCTTCCAGTATATTTTTGGAGGATTGGTTTTGTGCTTAACTATCGTAGGCATTCCTTTTGGCATTCAATGTTTTAAATTTGCCATAGTAGGTTTAGCTCCATTCGGTGTGAGAATAACAGATACCTCCTCTAATATTGGATGTTTATCAACCATTATGAATATTATTTGGTTAGTTTTTGGCGGTATTTGGATAGTATTAACTCACCTTGTTTTTGGCTTGTTATTTTGCATTACCATCGTAGGGATTCCATTTGGCTTACAACATTTTAAATTGATGAACCTAGCATTTTCCCCTTTCGGGAAGTCGATTAGTTAA
- the aat gene encoding leucyl/phenylalanyl-tRNA--protein transferase, with protein sequence MIFQLLDDELIFPDTALAEPDGLLAIGGDLSEERLFLAYQSGIFPWFSEGDPILWYAPHERCVIFPDKIKISKSMRKTLASDVFNVTENKAFEKVIEHCAKTPRIGQDGTWITHEMQQAYIKLHEKGLAHSVEVWQNNELVGGLYGVKINNVFCGESMFSLVSNASKTALIHLSKMEFELIDCQLPNDHLMSLGAEMISREDYLKVLSVR encoded by the coding sequence ATGATTTTCCAACTGCTAGATGATGAGCTCATTTTTCCTGATACTGCTTTGGCAGAGCCAGATGGTTTGCTTGCCATTGGTGGAGACTTAAGTGAAGAAAGATTGTTTTTGGCGTATCAAAGCGGAATTTTTCCTTGGTTTAGTGAAGGAGACCCTATCCTTTGGTATGCGCCACACGAGCGATGCGTAATTTTTCCCGATAAGATTAAAATCAGTAAAAGTATGCGTAAAACGTTAGCTTCAGATGTGTTTAACGTAACAGAAAACAAGGCTTTTGAAAAAGTTATTGAGCATTGTGCAAAAACCCCAAGGATTGGTCAAGATGGCACTTGGATAACCCATGAAATGCAACAAGCCTATATTAAACTTCACGAAAAAGGATTGGCACACAGCGTGGAAGTTTGGCAAAATAATGAATTAGTTGGTGGTTTATATGGGGTTAAAATCAACAACGTATTTTGTGGAGAAAGTATGTTCAGCTTGGTAAGTAATGCCTCAAAAACAGCGTTGATTCATTTGAGCAAAATGGAATTTGAATTGATAGATTGTCAATTACCGAATGACCATTTGATGAGTTTAGGGGCAGAAATGATAAGTAGGGAAGATTATTTGAAGGTATTAAGTGTAAGATAA
- a CDS encoding DUF2927 domain-containing protein: MFKLKFILLLFIAISIDVYAQKLTPDEKIVFNEIVFKRRKAGEYETLSKWVVPIRYKIYGDTSLYLVKEVDSFFNQIRKLTALDIKKATSDTEENYQIVFGNNPEDFESYTLSKTPLTSPGSYRIKSTKLSEIYWGQNLINIKKFGNRANAKNFFRRNIIKTLGFLNNSKLAPNSVFTILNSNLVKLDEFDGHIISALYLQAIKPGMTPDEVDKILSP; encoded by the coding sequence ATGTTTAAATTAAAATTCATTTTACTTCTATTCATTGCAATAAGCATTGATGTCTATGCTCAAAAATTAACACCAGACGAGAAAATCGTGTTTAATGAGATTGTGTTTAAACGAAGAAAAGCAGGTGAGTATGAAACATTATCTAAATGGGTAGTTCCTATTAGATATAAGATTTATGGTGACACCTCACTTTATCTGGTTAAAGAAGTAGATTCATTTTTTAACCAAATTCGCAAACTAACAGCGCTTGATATTAAAAAAGCTACAAGTGATACTGAAGAAAACTATCAGATTGTATTTGGAAACAACCCCGAAGATTTCGAGTCATACACATTGAGCAAAACCCCTTTAACCTCTCCAGGTTCTTATCGAATCAAATCCACAAAATTATCTGAAATTTATTGGGGTCAGAATTTAATCAACATTAAGAAGTTTGGAAATAGAGCAAATGCCAAAAATTTCTTCAGAAGAAACATTATTAAAACTTTAGGATTCTTAAATAACAGCAAATTAGCACCAAATAGCGTTTTCACCATCCTAAACTCTAACCTTGTTAAATTAGACGAGTTTGATGGTCACATTATCTCTGCTCTATATCTACAAGCTATTAAACCTGGAATGACGCCAGATGAAGTTGATAAGATTCTAAGCCCTTAA
- a CDS encoding DEAD/DEAH box helicase produces the protein MLRVNSSSPCKIVYSLCKHEFLGYLIEPHIVQLNPQGDFSLTYQRLFTHTAKEFAKHLTDVDFKLIKILDETEQDYIIKKYHKKAIRPFEFFSKFYDDKFYESVRPKIEKKLAEVLEILKVKDGLYLMDKDGWPAERKIELATEPATVLFHFRRSETETRYFPTIKYQGLRIDFMFKDAQVVCNHPAWMLLNDMLYFFEGDIEGKKFVPFLNKRYIAIPKATEETYFEKFVAPLIEKHHVYAEGFEIKTEKHEATPVIKVIYVDGGVSQIQLYFKYGQYAFAMGNENKVTVRLSKDEDNYTFTRIKRNSDWEKAKYTFLQSLGLKKVSALFHHLELPNLSENDNPSYAIITWVNEHIEVLQEQGFEIEQASSGKRFVFGANKIDFEITADNDWFDINAIVYFGIHPIPFIALKQHILHKKREFILPDGDIAIIPEKWFTQYSSIFSLADGTKNLKLKKHHIGLINDLAEDSLANVTLDRKLQRLNDFEDIADTAMPVNFKGDLRHYQKAGYNWFSFLREYNFGGCLADDMGLGKTIQTLAMLQKLKEEDEQNATHSASLIIMPTSLIYNWLNEAKKFTPKLKIHAHTGTFRNKDISLFDKYDLVITTYGITRVDSELISKFYFNYIILDESQNIKNPSSKSFKAVRMLKSRHKLVLSGTPVENSVGDLWTQLTFLNPGLLGTQSFFNEEYVQAIEKRKDEEKAKKLQAIIKPFVLRRTKEQVAAELPPKTEQIYYCDMSEDQAAEYEKIKSAYRNDLLKDMETGGLAKKQVQLLQGLTALRQLANHPVMIDENYTSDSGKFENVMHTLDSVLKGGHKVLIFSQFVKHLSIFRECFEQQNIPYAYLDGGTKNRGEIVAEFQENKDLKVFLISIKAGGVGLNLTQADYVFILDPWWNPAVEQQAIDRTHRIGQDKKVFIYKFISKDTVEEKILALQRRKKSLANSLITTEESFFKSLSKDDIRELLN, from the coding sequence ATGTTACGCGTAAATAGTTCCAGCCCCTGCAAAATCGTATATTCCTTATGTAAGCATGAGTTTCTCGGCTATTTAATCGAGCCGCATATTGTGCAACTTAATCCGCAGGGCGATTTTTCTTTAACCTACCAACGTTTATTTACGCATACCGCTAAAGAATTTGCCAAACATTTAACAGATGTTGATTTTAAGCTCATCAAGATTTTAGATGAAACGGAACAAGACTACATCATTAAAAAATATCATAAAAAAGCCATTCGACCTTTTGAATTTTTCAGCAAGTTTTACGATGATAAATTCTATGAAAGCGTTAGGCCAAAAATTGAAAAAAAACTGGCTGAAGTTCTAGAAATACTGAAGGTAAAAGATGGTTTGTATTTAATGGATAAAGATGGTTGGCCTGCAGAGCGCAAAATAGAATTAGCAACCGAGCCCGCAACTGTGCTTTTCCATTTTAGAAGAAGTGAAACGGAGACAAGGTATTTCCCGACTATTAAATATCAAGGTTTACGCATCGATTTTATGTTTAAAGATGCACAGGTAGTTTGCAATCACCCTGCTTGGATGTTATTAAACGATATGCTTTACTTTTTTGAAGGCGATATTGAAGGAAAGAAGTTTGTGCCATTTTTAAACAAGCGTTACATCGCCATACCAAAAGCTACCGAAGAAACTTATTTCGAAAAATTTGTAGCACCACTGATAGAAAAACATCACGTTTACGCTGAAGGTTTTGAAATTAAAACAGAGAAGCATGAAGCCACTCCAGTCATCAAAGTTATTTATGTTGATGGTGGCGTTTCTCAAATTCAGCTTTACTTTAAATATGGGCAATATGCTTTTGCAATGGGTAACGAAAATAAGGTTACCGTTCGCCTAAGTAAGGATGAAGACAATTATACCTTCACTCGCATCAAAAGAAATAGCGATTGGGAGAAAGCAAAATATACCTTTTTGCAAAGTTTGGGCTTAAAGAAAGTTTCTGCACTTTTTCATCATTTGGAGTTACCTAACTTGAGTGAAAATGACAATCCATCTTATGCTATAATTACTTGGGTAAACGAACATATTGAAGTTTTGCAAGAGCAAGGTTTCGAGATTGAGCAAGCAAGTAGTGGCAAACGATTTGTATTTGGCGCTAATAAAATTGATTTCGAAATCACAGCAGACAACGATTGGTTTGATATTAATGCCATCGTTTATTTCGGTATTCATCCCATTCCATTTATCGCTTTAAAACAGCATATACTTCATAAAAAAAGAGAGTTTATTTTGCCAGATGGCGATATAGCTATTATTCCAGAAAAGTGGTTTACGCAATATAGTAGCATCTTTAGTTTGGCTGATGGCACTAAAAATTTGAAGTTAAAGAAACATCACATTGGTTTAATTAACGATTTAGCGGAAGATAGTCTAGCTAATGTTACGCTTGATAGAAAACTGCAAAGATTAAACGATTTCGAGGATATTGCAGATACAGCAATGCCAGTTAATTTTAAAGGAGATTTGCGTCATTATCAAAAAGCGGGTTACAATTGGTTTAGCTTTTTACGCGAATATAATTTTGGTGGTTGTTTAGCTGACGATATGGGTTTGGGTAAAACCATTCAGACTTTGGCCATGTTGCAGAAGTTAAAGGAAGAAGATGAGCAAAATGCAACCCATAGTGCTTCGTTAATTATCATGCCAACATCGTTGATTTATAACTGGCTAAACGAGGCGAAAAAATTTACGCCTAAGCTGAAAATTCACGCCCATACTGGAACTTTCAGAAATAAAGACATCAGCCTTTTTGATAAATACGATTTGGTAATTACGACCTATGGAATTACCCGTGTAGATTCAGAATTGATAAGTAAATTCTACTTTAATTATATCATTCTTGATGAAAGTCAGAATATCAAAAATCCTTCTTCAAAGTCATTCAAAGCTGTTAGAATGCTCAAATCAAGGCATAAATTGGTTCTAAGCGGTACACCTGTAGAAAACTCTGTTGGCGACTTATGGACGCAATTAACTTTCTTAAATCCAGGATTGTTGGGCACACAATCTTTTTTTAATGAAGAGTATGTGCAAGCTATAGAGAAACGCAAAGACGAAGAAAAAGCGAAAAAACTACAAGCCATTATCAAGCCTTTTGTTTTACGTAGAACGAAAGAACAAGTTGCTGCAGAACTTCCCCCGAAAACAGAGCAAATATATTATTGCGATATGAGCGAAGACCAAGCCGCAGAATATGAAAAGATTAAATCGGCTTACCGAAACGATTTGCTGAAAGACATGGAAACTGGCGGTTTGGCAAAAAAACAAGTTCAGCTATTGCAAGGTTTAACAGCACTAAGGCAATTGGCAAATCACCCTGTGATGATAGATGAAAACTATACATCTGACTCTGGGAAATTTGAAAATGTGATGCACACTTTAGATAGCGTTTTAAAGGGTGGACATAAAGTTTTGATTTTCTCTCAATTTGTAAAACACCTCAGCATATTTAGAGAATGTTTTGAGCAACAAAATATTCCTTATGCATACCTAGATGGTGGCACAAAAAACCGTGGAGAAATTGTAGCTGAGTTTCAAGAAAACAAGGACTTAAAAGTATTCTTAATTTCTATAAAAGCTGGTGGAGTTGGTTTAAACTTGACGCAAGCAGATTATGTATTTATTTTAGACCCTTGGTGGAATCCTGCAGTTGAGCAACAAGCCATAGACAGAACACATAGAATTGGTCAGGATAAGAAGGTTTTTATTTATAAATTTATTTCAAAAGATACCGTTGAAGAAAAGATTCTAGCGCTACAAAGACGTAAAAAATCGTTGGCAAATTCATTAATTACTACTGAAGAAAGTTTCTTCAAATCATTAAGTAAAGACGATATTAGAGAGTTGTTGAACTAG
- a CDS encoding META domain-containing protein, producing the protein MKKILLGFMLIFTLQACSEKTTADSIKNTKWLLSEWPGQTLPIGKEGSLSFDAENKISGKSFCNGFGGNAVINGSTIKFEQIFGTMMFCEEVGQAEKIYLDGLRAVNSYKITGGKLHLFIDGKVAMIFTKAE; encoded by the coding sequence ATGAAAAAGATATTATTAGGCTTTATGTTGATTTTTACACTGCAAGCTTGCTCAGAAAAAACAACTGCTGATTCGATTAAAAATACAAAATGGCTGTTAAGTGAATGGCCTGGACAAACTTTGCCAATTGGCAAAGAAGGTTCACTAAGTTTTGATGCTGAAAATAAAATAAGCGGGAAATCTTTCTGCAATGGTTTTGGTGGTAACGCTGTAATTAATGGAAGCACCATAAAATTTGAGCAAATATTCGGCACAATGATGTTTTGTGAAGAAGTTGGTCAAGCAGAAAAAATCTATTTAGACGGCTTAAGAGCAGTAAACTCTTATAAAATTACTGGCGGTAAATTGCACTTGTTTATTGATGGAAAAGTAGCAATGATTTTTACAAAGGCAGAGTAG
- a CDS encoding M1 family metallopeptidase, producing MNKNLIAGFVGLAILLGFPTANAQQEAAPKVNPTYRATATKINDLVHTKLDVKFDYAKRYLYGKAWITLRPHFYTTDTLTLDAKGMELKTVALVGAKGNTPLKFTYDQEKIYIQLNKKYSKDEKYTVYIDYVSKPNELKASGSAAITDEKGLYFINPDGTDKEKPIQIWTQGEAESSSAWFPTIDKPNQKTTSELSMTVLSKYVTLSNGKLVSQKANTNGTRTDTWKMDLPHSPYLFMMAVGDFKITKDVWRGKEVSYYLEQKYAPYAKAIFGKTPKMLDYFSQITGVPYPWNKYAQIVARDYVSGAMENTTATLHGESIQATERELLDGSGESTIAHELFHQWFGDYVTTESWSNITVNESMATLGAILWKGHDAGKDAEDRDRYESLNSYLNSTENGESPILVRFNYNNKMDVFDQVSYPKGAVILYALKNQLGDDAFYKSLNRYLTTNAFKNGEAQQLRLAFEEVTGKDLSQYFNQWYYAGGHPILDVKYDYKDGNATISVKQTQAADVQTFTLPLKVDIYAGGKKISKDIIINSREQNFSFPVSAKPDLINFDVDKILVGELKDTKTLENYIFQYSNAPSYVNRIKAIEYAVAKSKEPAAQQLLTLALKDQNDAIRALAIKGFDLKNEKVKAAVAPILVSLAKQDKTSNVRAAAISKLASSGDKAYLPIAQAALKDRSYKVIGAAVQSINKLDPSSLSSVIAGLDADTKNHIPNDLALVYAALGDDSYNEFYLNIINKADINKLAQTVGGYYGYLLKNQNPKITQSGLQAIITNMDRTKLTQYWGKQFVKNFTDAEQAKLKEAETAATGTDKDNLIKRAAYFKAAADELAKK from the coding sequence ATGAATAAAAATTTAATAGCTGGATTTGTTGGTCTGGCAATTTTATTGGGTTTTCCTACGGCAAATGCTCAACAAGAAGCTGCACCAAAGGTAAATCCAACTTATCGTGCTACGGCAACAAAAATTAACGATTTAGTACATACAAAACTGGATGTTAAATTTGATTACGCAAAACGTTATTTATACGGAAAAGCTTGGATAACACTAAGACCACACTTTTACACCACGGATACTTTAACGCTTGATGCAAAGGGAATGGAACTTAAAACGGTTGCTTTGGTTGGAGCAAAAGGCAACACACCATTAAAATTTACTTACGACCAAGAAAAAATCTACATCCAACTGAATAAAAAATATTCGAAGGATGAAAAATACACAGTTTACATCGACTATGTTTCTAAACCAAATGAATTAAAAGCAAGTGGTAGTGCGGCTATAACAGATGAAAAAGGTTTGTATTTCATCAATCCAGATGGTACTGATAAAGAAAAACCAATTCAAATTTGGACGCAGGGTGAAGCAGAATCTTCATCGGCTTGGTTCCCAACAATTGATAAACCAAACCAGAAAACTACATCAGAACTTTCTATGACGGTTTTATCTAAATACGTGACATTGTCTAACGGTAAATTGGTTTCGCAAAAAGCAAATACAAACGGTACAAGAACAGATACTTGGAAAATGGATTTACCTCATTCGCCTTATTTATTCATGATGGCAGTAGGCGATTTTAAAATCACAAAAGATGTTTGGAGAGGTAAGGAAGTAAGTTATTATTTAGAGCAAAAGTATGCGCCATATGCCAAGGCTATTTTTGGCAAAACGCCTAAAATGTTAGATTACTTTTCTCAGATTACAGGCGTACCCTATCCTTGGAATAAATATGCACAAATTGTTGCCCGTGATTATGTTTCTGGCGCAATGGAAAACACAACGGCAACTTTGCATGGTGAAAGCATACAGGCTACAGAAAGAGAATTGTTAGATGGTAGTGGCGAAAGTACAATCGCTCATGAATTATTTCACCAATGGTTTGGCGATTATGTGACCACAGAATCTTGGTCAAATATTACCGTTAACGAGTCAATGGCAACATTGGGTGCCATTCTTTGGAAAGGGCATGATGCAGGTAAAGACGCAGAAGATAGAGACAGATATGAAAGTTTAAATTCATATCTAAATTCTACAGAAAATGGTGAAAGTCCAATTTTGGTTCGTTTTAATTACAATAATAAAATGGATGTTTTTGACCAAGTCAGCTATCCAAAAGGAGCTGTAATTTTATATGCACTTAAAAATCAATTGGGAGATGATGCGTTTTATAAGTCGTTAAATCGGTATTTAACGACCAATGCTTTTAAAAATGGCGAAGCGCAACAATTGCGTTTGGCTTTTGAAGAAGTGACGGGTAAAGATTTATCTCAGTATTTTAACCAATGGTATTATGCTGGCGGTCACCCGATTTTAGATGTAAAATACGATTACAAAGATGGCAACGCTACCATCAGTGTAAAACAAACGCAAGCCGCAGATGTGCAAACATTTACGTTGCCCCTAAAGGTTGATATTTATGCTGGTGGCAAGAAAATCTCAAAAGATATAATAATCAATAGCAGGGAGCAAAACTTCAGTTTTCCTGTTTCGGCAAAGCCAGATTTAATTAATTTTGATGTAGATAAAATATTGGTAGGTGAATTAAAAGACACTAAAACATTAGAAAATTACATCTTCCAATATAGCAACGCACCATCTTACGTAAATAGAATAAAAGCGATTGAATATGCTGTTGCTAAAAGTAAAGAACCAGCCGCCCAACAATTATTAACCTTGGCATTAAAAGACCAAAATGATGCAATTAGAGCATTGGCAATTAAAGGGTTTGACTTAAAAAATGAAAAAGTTAAAGCAGCTGTCGCACCAATTTTGGTTTCATTAGCTAAGCAAGATAAAACTTCCAATGTAAGAGCTGCTGCTATATCAAAATTGGCTAGTTCTGGAGATAAAGCATATCTGCCAATTGCGCAAGCAGCATTAAAAGACCGTTCATACAAAGTTATTGGTGCAGCAGTGCAAAGCATAAATAAATTAGACCCTAGCTCATTATCTAGTGTAATTGCAGGTTTAGATGCGGATACAAAGAATCATATCCCAAATGATTTAGCACTAGTATATGCCGCTTTAGGAGATGATTCTTATAATGAATTCTATTTAAACATCATTAATAAAGCCGACATCAATAAATTAGCTCAAACAGTTGGGGGTTACTATGGGTATTTATTGAAAAATCAAAATCCTAAAATTACACAAAGTGGATTGCAAGCTATTATTACCAATATGGATA
- a CDS encoding aldehyde dehydrogenase family protein, translated as MENNINAILKQLGIENINPAYATGSNWGKTNSEKVIESHSPVDGKTIAAVQVASAADYNLVIETAQKAFLEWRKVPAPKRGEMVRQFGEALRANKEALGTLVSYEMGKSLQEGFGEVQEMIDICDFAVGLSRQLYGLTMHSERPNHRMYEQWHPLGIVGIISAFNFPVAVWAWNTALAWVCGNVCIWKPSEKTPLTAIACQHIIEKVLIANEVPEGVCNLIIGDREVGELLSNDTRIPLVSATGSTRMGKAVGAAVGARLGRSLLELGGNNAIIISKDADLDMSIIGAVFGAVGTAGQRCTTTRRLIIHESVYDNFVAKLVKAYGQLRIGDPLDQHNHVGPLIDKDAVASYLDSIEKCKNEGGKFLVEGGVLTGEKYSSGCYVKACIAEVKNDYKIVQHETFAPILYLIKYKELDEAIALQNGVPQGLSSAIMTLNLREAEQFLSAGGSDCGIANVNIGTSGAEIGGAFGGEKETGGGRESGSDAWKAYMRRQTNTINYANTLPLAQGIKFDL; from the coding sequence ATGGAAAATAATATAAATGCCATCCTTAAACAATTAGGGATTGAAAACATAAATCCTGCTTATGCTACAGGGAGTAATTGGGGCAAAACAAATAGCGAAAAAGTTATAGAAAGCCACTCTCCTGTTGATGGAAAAACTATAGCTGCTGTTCAAGTTGCTTCTGCTGCAGATTATAATCTTGTTATAGAAACTGCACAAAAAGCATTTTTAGAATGGAGAAAAGTTCCTGCGCCAAAACGTGGAGAAATGGTTCGTCAATTTGGAGAGGCTTTACGTGCAAATAAAGAAGCTTTGGGCACTTTAGTTTCTTATGAAATGGGCAAAAGCTTACAAGAAGGCTTTGGCGAAGTGCAAGAAATGATTGATATCTGCGATTTTGCGGTAGGTTTATCTCGTCAATTATATGGTTTAACCATGCACAGCGAAAGACCAAATCACAGAATGTATGAGCAGTGGCATCCGCTAGGAATTGTAGGGATTATTTCTGCGTTTAATTTCCCTGTAGCTGTTTGGGCCTGGAACACTGCTCTAGCTTGGGTTTGTGGTAATGTTTGCATTTGGAAACCATCAGAAAAAACACCGCTAACGGCAATTGCTTGTCAACATATTATCGAAAAAGTTTTAATTGCAAATGAAGTTCCAGAAGGTGTTTGTAATTTAATTATTGGTGATAGAGAGGTAGGCGAATTGTTAAGTAACGACACTAGAATTCCTTTGGTTTCTGCAACGGGTTCTACAAGAATGGGCAAAGCAGTTGGCGCTGCAGTTGGCGCAAGGTTGGGTAGAAGTTTATTGGAATTAGGTGGAAACAACGCCATCATTATTTCAAAAGACGCCGATTTAGACATGTCTATTATTGGTGCTGTATTTGGCGCCGTTGGTACCGCAGGCCAACGTTGTACCACGACAAGAAGATTAATTATCCACGAAAGTGTTTACGATAATTTTGTAGCTAAATTGGTTAAAGCTTATGGTCAATTAAGAATTGGTGACCCGTTAGACCAACACAATCATGTTGGACCGTTGATTGACAAAGATGCTGTTGCCAGTTATTTAGATTCTATAGAAAAATGTAAAAATGAAGGCGGAAAATTCTTAGTTGAAGGCGGCGTTCTAACTGGTGAAAAATATTCATCAGGTTGTTATGTTAAAGCTTGTATTGCAGAAGTTAAAAACGATTATAAGATTGTGCAACACGAAACTTTTGCACCGATTTTATATTTAATCAAATACAAGGAATTGGATGAAGCCATTGCCTTGCAAAATGGAGTTCCGCAAGGATTATCATCAGCAATTATGACTTTAAACCTAAGAGAAGCTGAGCAGTTTCTATCTGCTGGAGGTTCTGACTGTGGTATTGCAAACGTAAACATAGGTACTTCTGGCGCTGAAATTGGCGGTGCATTTGGAGGCGAAAAAGAAACAGGTGGCGGTAGAGAAAGTGGTTCTGATGCTTGGAAAGCTTATATGCGTAGGCAAACAAATACGATTAATTATGCGAATACTTTGCCGCTTGCGCAAGGGATTAAATTTGATTTGTAA
- a CDS encoding GIN domain-containing protein — protein MKTSIKTLFAAALTLVVLTSSAFASTDVKNNNVTVLNQVKNISKIEVKGNVEVILVQAPVESVKVYDSYYSKNALVQQQDGILRISSFQKETLSVVVYVRDLSSIEAGDNAQVKTYGKINFLSLAVKLSGNATADINASTISLYTSVKDSASLKLAGSTTDHYAVLSAQAKLNMGSFVAETSSVNSTATVIAKAKPVKQTLENLVIDDIDLAK, from the coding sequence ATGAAAACTTCTATCAAAACATTATTCGCAGCAGCATTAACACTAGTAGTATTAACCAGTTCTGCATTCGCATCTACAGACGTAAAAAACAATAACGTAACTGTATTAAATCAAGTAAAAAACATCAGTAAAATTGAAGTAAAAGGAAACGTAGAAGTTATCCTTGTGCAGGCTCCAGTTGAGAGTGTAAAAGTTTACGACAGTTACTATTCTAAAAATGCTTTGGTGCAACAACAAGATGGTATCTTACGTATCAGCTCTTTCCAAAAAGAAACTTTATCTGTAGTAGTTTATGTTCGTGACCTTTCATCAATCGAAGCTGGCGATAACGCACAAGTAAAAACTTATGGCAAAATCAATTTCTTAAGTTTAGCTGTTAAATTAAGCGGTAACGCAACTGCGGATATCAATGCATCAACAATCAGTTTATATACTTCGGTAAAAGACAGTGCAAGTTTAAAATTAGCTGGTTCAACAACTGACCACTATGCAGTGTTAAGCGCACAAGCTAAATTAAACATGGGTTCTTTTGTAGCTGAAACCTCAAGCGTAAATTCTACAGCAACTGTTATTGCAAAAGCAAAACCTGTAAAACAAACTTTAGAAAATTTGGTTATTGATGATATCGATTTAGCAAAATAG
- a CDS encoding META domain-containing protein, whose translation MKHIFYAFIILLGFQSCSTKFDVNSFSKNRWILRTWTANKLPPRASASLKFEPNSKISGNAFCNSFGGTVKITDSSIKFDQIFSTKKFCEGLSEFESKFLEDLQKIDSAKVAGGKLTLYIKGVRIMTFTEPR comes from the coding sequence ATGAAACACATATTTTACGCATTTATTATTCTTTTAGGTTTTCAGTCTTGTTCAACAAAGTTCGATGTTAATTCGTTTTCAAAAAATCGTTGGATTCTAAGAACTTGGACTGCGAATAAACTTCCTCCTAGAGCATCTGCAAGTTTAAAATTTGAGCCAAATAGTAAAATTAGCGGAAATGCTTTCTGTAATTCTTTTGGCGGCACGGTTAAAATTACAGACTCATCCATCAAATTTGATCAAATATTCTCAACCAAAAAGTTTTGTGAAGGATTAAGTGAGTTTGAAAGTAAATTTCTAGAAGATTTGCAGAAAATTGATTCTGCGAAGGTTGCTGGGGGAAAATTGACTTTGTATATTAAGGGTGTCAGGATAATGACGTTTACAGAACCTCGTTAA